CTTACATATCATCGTTAGGGTTTCACCAAAATTTAAGATTCCAATAGATTTTTAGTTCCAAATGTCACGGGCTATTCGAACACAACTGGTAGCATTTAATTAGTCAATATTTTGACTTGTAAAATGCCAACATAGATATTAGTAAAGGAAATCTGTTAGTCTTTGCATGAATTGTCTGTTTCAAGCTTCTTGAAAGGGACATGCCCGGACAATATTTGTGACAAAGTCAGTGAGCAAACTAATCAGCTTGAGACAGCAATTAAGGTGCTAAGGTTGGATGGTTGGTGCACGAAAAGCGGTCGTGATAATAATAGTGTTCAACGACATGCAGGGTCTGTCATGTAGAATGTTGATCAATTTCGTTACAAGGTTGGGAAGTATGTTATTTTTCAATAGTTTCATTGTTGACCATGATCTCTTTCTCATGATTATATTTAAATGCCCGATTATTCTTTAATCGATGCATCATGTCAATTTCTGCACTGTTTTACCAATGACcagattttgaaatttgaaaccgGAAATACTAATCAAACCTCGCATCATGCATATATAGGAGGATTCATATTTCAATGCCTTTCGCAAGTACTGATGTCAGAAAAGCtaccaaaaattcaaatattgataatggctaatccaaaaagaaacaaaatttctagTCATTCAACGAACACAAAATCAACACAAAGAAAAAAGCGATTTTGTAAtcatctcaatacaaaattgaTCTCTTGTTTGAATCCGAGGAGCTCTGCTTGGATATATACGACTCTAAGGAGTCCAAACTAAGACCCAATCCAAACCCCTGACCGTATCCAAAACCCACACCAACACCACAACCGATTCCAACCCCAAAAACCAGCTGCAGATGGTTCCACGGCCAGCCCCCATAGCCAATCCCTCCAACCAACCCAAAACCCATTCCAGCACCACACCCTATCCCTACACCTCCTCCAGGCCCTAGCAATTGTACTACTCCCTCTGCCTTCTTGTCGTTGTTGTTGCGAAGAAATTTAGCCACCGGAAATTGCTtcttctcattcttcttcttgctGCTGCCATTGCCCTTCCAGTTCCAGAAGGAGTCGGAATCAGGAGCATGGCTGCGTTTGGAGTTAGATAGCATGGATGCGAGAAGTCAAAAGGAGGCCGGTAAAGATGATAGCTAAATTTGCCGGACGGGTTGGTCCAATAATCCAACAGTTGGCTGTTGGGGTTGGATCCTTACTCCTTATCTCTGATCTCAGTTAGTATGGAATCTGGATATGGGAGTGTGTGGCCTCCCACGTCTTCACGTCCCATCTTGTTTgtttactttactataaaattcttctttttttcatttttactctttaaatttggattaaaatttttaaaaccctTCTTATATaatctagaaaaaaaataaactcaatcaATTAAcataatcatgtaatttaattaaaaataaattcattttataaaaattaaccttcattttctctttgagtcaatttttttaaaattaaatttattttgaattaatttagaTGATTATATTggttaattgaatttttttttagattatatattaggatcatattttgaaatttttaatctaaatttaaataacaaaagaaaaaaaataacaaaagtataaaataataataaatgagatgaaGGAACCATTATGGTCACCAAATTCTTTCATTGTCGTCGTTTTGGTCCCGTTTACGATAATTCTTATAGAGCTTACCATAATTCACATGTAAGTAGGTTGGATCGGCGTTAGAACTTAGGCCTAGAATAGGTATCAATTCAGTTATCtattctttttcattgaaaTAGACATACACAGTATTAAATACATCAATAATGCTTAGAAAAGTTTTGCTCATCATCTtcatactatatactatatataattttttttatcaaatatatagtatataaatgatgagtagaaaaactcgattagtttaaaaaaaataaaactaaacaaaatttaaataataaaaatatatgtggtgcttgagatgataagtaataaaaCTTACTTGCTAAAACCAATTATGAAATATCTCGATGATGGTCactaattttttacttaataattaaataagtatttattaataattttataattttttttaatatttaaaaatataaaaaaaaaatgtatgaaaaaaagcGATTACAACTCTCGTGGTGGGTGCAAGTCTAAATACGTACGTACACTTATGAAATTCactcttttcaaaaattttatagaaacaagattaattaattactgtaagatttttataatgtatatatatatatttaaaaaaaaaaacttaatcatCCTATTCGATAGaatatataatctttttcaagtaatttatttttttatttaaaagaatagttccttaaaattaaatataaaacagAACAAATTTCTCTCGGACCGAGGCAAGTGGAAACAAAGAACTCAAATTGTCACCGATCGTATCAGATAGCTTTGACAAAAGGTTTAAGGCTGCCCCCACAAAACTTATGTGCTAGCCGCAAGATAGGTGTTGGTGCCCTTCAATTATTTATGCTGGGGGTCGAAGTCTTTTCCACATATGCATGGCACCCACGTTGAGAAGCATAATGACTTGGGTGTAGCCGTTTAATTAATCCAAGCGGCAACTACAATCAAACTTTAATTTTCTACGCTAGCTAGGCTGCCGCACACACCAACCACAGCCATTCAACAACCGCAATCAATGTGACAAGTTATGTTCCTAGTCATTCGTATACTAATACAAGTCCTTGCAAATAAGGGGTGTCTAATTAAGGAGGGAGACTTTTTACCATTTTCTgcacaaatatttttataaggaaaagataaataaaaataacttgtagatctctaaatttttaaaggttggTTCAAAAGGCATCTGAACATTCATTGGCCAGCAAATTAAGCAATGCATGTCAAAATCAAGCCCGTACAAAAGCCTATGACAAAGACTTCATGTAAAACCTCGTGACTTTTATGTTGCTTGATCTGTGTTTAACCATCTAGATGGCTGTTCTTTTCTGCGCGCATGCGTCATTCCCGGAAACATTCAACTGAGCTTGTAGACTTTAGACGGTTTTTTAGCTGCGATGATTCGAGAAACAGTAATCTTTTATTAAACTATGTATGTGATAAGGTGAATATAGAGATGCAGGtcgttttcctttttcttgcaTGGAATGTGCGTTTATATAGGATGGGCCAATTCTCCACTCTGAAAGCCAATTACTTGTCAAACCGGTTTTATTGACGTGACGGCTCTCAACCTTCGTTTCACATCATgcattaatgattaaaaaaaaatttgttgccTACTGATTTTGAATGGCTCCCCACCCtctcattaatatatatgagaCTGATCCCCATTGCTTTGCCAtattcaagctctctctctctctctctctctctctctctctctctctctctctctcaaatggagTTAATTCCTAAACCGATTCAGGGTACCTTAAAGAGGTGCTGGAGAAGACAACGATACCAAAGACTTCATGATTCAAAAACGAGCCGAAAGAACTTAAAGATCACGAGGCTTGGAGATAGAGGCGCCCCACGTAGAGgttggagaatcagagcaattCCGAAGCTGCGGTGGAAGATAGGCTCGCCTTTCAAGCTTTGGAGCATGCTAAAGAATACTTATATCAACATGATGGTTAACTTGGCCGGCAACGTAGGGTATTTGAATACTGCCAACGTCTTCGGAGCAAAACGAATTCCAAAGGGTCGCCGCCAAGGTCCCTCAGTTTACACCGTTGAAGAAGTTGAGAACAGGCTGATCTTCGAGATTTATAAAGTCTTGCAAGCTTCTCGTGAAGTAAACACTGTCACATAGACTCAGAGGATCTATCATTgtctgttttcttttcttcgtTCTTCGTTCTTTGTTCTCTCCCCCGAGCTCCCCCTCTTCcttttttaaggatatgttgaCAAGTGAAAATATAGTCGGAACATGATCGTGTAATGTTGTTTTCTTCATAAATATAtccttttcttttgtaaaggttgtctttttttttttccatctcaaGTACTTTTGTTGAAAGAAGCCTTACTGATCGGTGACATATCTATATGCATAAGCTCCCATATTGTTGAAATTTGGAGGCACAGAAAAAATATGAGATTCGAATTTCTCTAATTGAACAGAGACAGAAAATTCAGCTCCAGTATGTTATAAAATGGGGAGATCGAGGAAGACTTTTGTTTGTCATTACACCATATATAATTCATGAGTTCTAAAATCagaatctttttcttttggtaATTAAAACTTTATCGTAGAAATACAACGTGAAACATGTGAAATCCATGAAAATAAGGGATCCTGTTTAAAtgtttataattaattgatGGCTCCATCCTGAGTAAAACACCTTTTGATAGATAACTACTTCCACACAAGAAAACACAAAAGTACTGTGTTCGGAATACTGAATAACCACTAATTAGAAATCATAACAGTAGTCATTGCCCTAAAAAACAAAATCTTCCTTTGGGTCGCAATATATATAAGAAGAGTTTTGTGGTTGGTCAATAAATTAGAGCACATAACTcgttgtgaaatttattatattaataaaaaaaaactaaaacatcaaTATATATGGGATTCACTTCAATAGTATTTTGGTGTATAAAAATAGGTTTTATCTTcgataaaatttgaatataattaagaagtatttcatctcatccgATCAttacaatctttttaaatttgtatacaaaatataataaacaatttaaataataatattattaaaaaataatattttattcaattttcaattttcatctcatttccattctcaatgaaatatttgcttggttagaaaaaataaattagagcTCATATATAACAGTAGTAATTGCCCTAAAAAAGAAAACCTTCCTTTGGGTCGCAATAATAAGAGTATTGCAACTTGTAAGTTTGGTGTGTCACATATAACTTGTCctgaaatttattataataataaaattaaaaaaaaaaaactaaaacttcaatattttttattattagggGACCCACTTCAATAGTATTTGAGTATATAAAAAAACGGGTTTTATCTTCTATCAATACTTAGTAAAcctcaaacaaaacaaaaaaaaaaaaagacttagtAAACCACGTCCTAATTTACACCCTTGAGTAGAAAGTTTGACACATCACTTTTctattgaataataaaatatacttacaCCATATTACAACCAGGTctgagtaggaaaaaaaaaaaaaaagatttttttaataattgtagAGCTGAAAGAAAGCTCGCCCAGCCTCAGGGAATTTGGAGCCGAACTCTACCGAATAAATAAGGCCCATATTGGCAGAGGAGCATCACAGAGCTAGTTTGATAAGGCTGCGGACTTTGTAAGCGCTACTGGGCCAAGGTCCAAGCTCATCGGTGTGGGACACCCAATTTTGAAGAAATGCAAAGACGTCAAAAAGCACTAAAATTatactctcttttttttgggTATGTTGTTACTGCGGGAATTATGTCAATCCACGATCAAATCTATATATAGAAGTTAGAAAGCAATTTGAAGCtggagaaaaagggaaaatgaCAGTCGTCGAGTAGAAGGACCTCAAGCCAGACTGTGCATGCAGTCTTAGGATAGAGCCAAATTTGATTTGCGTTCAGTGTCAGCAATCGAAGCAAAACCCAAGaacaaaaaaacagaaacattGGTTGTTGGTTATGTAACAAAAGGAAGATAGAGACAGAGAAACACCAAATGTATAACAATTCAAGTTGAATTTGAGGTAAGGTGGTGACACCAAAAGGGGGCCATAGAGTTAGTTAAAGTTGTAATAAAGAAGCAAGAAGGCCGATCCCCTATGCCTCTCTATCCATAGCTTATTATAATGATTCTTCACAACCAACCTTAATTACTTGTCATTTAcgtgtacacacacacatatatatttatatttatatttatttttaaaagagaaaagaaagcacGTCTTAGTAATCCAGCTCATGAATCAAAAGACTTGAATGCAACGCCAACATACCCTTTGGACCAAACACTCTTTCTTCAACTCTAACCCATCACGctcctttttatatatatacacacacaaattcCTAATTCATTCTTAAGGCTTTCTTGACCTTCacatattctctctctctctggaatGGCTATTGTCTCTTAACGGTTTTCGGCCTAGTTTGGTCGGTTTGTTTGGAGGGAACCGAATTAAGTTGTTTCTGATAATTAATATCAGGTACTTTTCACGCTAACTTTGCATTTTTGGACCACACTCGTCTCCGTCCAATTTTTTCAATCCTCTGAACTAACAAACACCTACGCCCCATCTCTCCCGCCTATCG
This is a stretch of genomic DNA from Carya illinoinensis cultivar Pawnee chromosome 3, C.illinoinensisPawnee_v1, whole genome shotgun sequence. It encodes these proteins:
- the LOC122302461 gene encoding uncharacterized protein LOC122302461 produces the protein MELIPKPIQGTLKRCWRRQRYQRLHDSKTSRKNLKITRLGDRGAPRRGWRIRAIPKLRWKIGSPFKLWSMLKNTYINMMVNLAGNVGYLNTANVFGAKRIPKGRRQGPSVYTVEEVENRLIFEIYKVLQASREVNTVT